GAAGGGAAAGCGGTGGGCCGAAAGCAAAATAAAATCGTTAACGGGTGGAGATAAAATCGCGGCCAGATTCATGCGGCAGGATTTCTTCGAGTACAAACCGCAGTTCAAGCTTATCATCGCGGGCAATAACAAGCCCGCCATCCGCGACGTAGACGAGGCAATGCGGCGCAGGCTGCATCTGGTGCCGTTTACCGTCACTATCCCTCCGGAGAAACGTGACCAGACGCTGTCAGACCGGCTGCTGGCCGAAGGAGACGGCATACTGCGCTGGATGCTGGACGGCTGCCTTGAATGGCAAAAAACGGGACTTAAACCGCCCACCAGCGTGGTGTCGGCCACGGAGGAGTATCTTGAATCCGAGGACGCACTGGGAAGATGGATTGACGACGAATGTGTCCGTGACATCAATGCCGAGGCCGTCACAGACGACCTCTTCGCGTCATGGAAGGTGTGGACCGAGAAGTGCGGCGAATATGCGGGGACAAAGCGGCGGTTCTCTGATGATCTTGATAAACGCGGGTTTATAAGACGGCGTTCGGGTCGTAAGGGCAATCGCGCGTTTCAAGGAATCGGGCTGAAAGGCAAAGAGGTCCAAGGGACGATACTATGAAAACGCTTATTTTTACGGGCTTTTTTAACTTTTGCAGACGCAGCAGACGCAGCTTCCGGTTAACCCGTTACGCGCGTACGCGCGCGCACACGCGTGACGGGGATATACAGGGACTGCGTCTGCTGCGTCAGCATGGGAGGAGCGATGAATAACAGAGCGAAGGGAAACTTACACGAAAAAAAGGTCGCGGATTACCTCAAGAGCCAGGGCTATCTGGTAGAACGCACATTCGGCAAGCCCGGCTGGCTGCCGGGCCGGGGGATAGTATTCTGCGCGCGGGATCTGTTCGGCGCGTTTGATATTGTCGCCATCCGGCAGCCGGGAGAAGTCCGGTTTATCCAGGTAACATCGGGCGCGGTGGCTGTCCGGCGCAATAAGACGTTCGCGGTCTGGCCGCAGGCAGAGGTCTGGGAACATTTAAGAGCCGGAGTTTACCGGATTCATAAAGCGGACGGCGCGTCCAGCGTTCTCGACGTAAAGCAACCGGAGGGGGCATGAACTGGTTAAACAGTTTATGGACTTTTGACATGAAAGCGTCCAAAATAGATCAAGGCCGGTATGAGCCGCGAGTATGCGAGCACTGCGGGAAGAGGTTTCGACCCTCTTTCCCGAATCAGCAACTCCACAGAACCTGCATCCGCCCCTGGCGGCGCAAGTATATCCGCGAGTATCACCGCAAGGTTAGGCGGGAATTGAAACGGGATTATCACGATGAAACGCAAGGGTCCGCAAAAACACTCAAATGAAACCATCCATACCGCGATCACGAAATTCGAGGGCGGCGCGCGGCTCAGCGCCATCGCAAGGGAGCTTGGAGTTGAAAAGTCCACTGTCAAATACTGGCTCGATAACGCGGCCAGATTTATGCCGGACAAACAAGGCCCCAACCCCGCTGCCGCCAGAATACAAACCCGCCTCACCCGCGAAGCGTGGGACATCATCTTCCTGGCGCTCAAAGAAATCAAACGGAAACTGTCCGAGGCCACAATACGCGACCTGGTCTCCGTTATGGGCGAGCTGTTTGACCGCCAGGCGCAGTTCGGAATGCTCACAGGAAGGAACGCTGTCCCGGAGCGAGTACTTGAGAAGTCGGAAGAACTCCGCATCACTGTGCGGCAGTTCCTTCACAATAAATCAGCAGGAGAAAAAGCTTCTGCTGAAGGCCTGGGCGTCGAGCCCGTTAAACAACCCGGAGCGCAGGAACCACCTGAGGCGCAGACAGAGCCCGGAGAGCACAAAAAGGACGGGAATGACGCCGTTTAACGCCGTATTCACTAAACATAATGCGCGATTATGTTTAGGCTTTTCTCGTCGGAGAAGCACTCCGCGACAAGGCGCGGAAAATTTGCGTAAAAATCCAGACCGGAACCGCGTATGCTCCCCAAAAGAATTTATTTCGCACGTTCAAAAGGGACATACCCATATATTTTTTGTACGAAACCGCTCAATGGAAAATCCTTCGTCCATTCTTCGCACAAACGGCCATTTTCTTCGCACAGGAAAAATGGGGCTATGAAAGACCACGAACAACGGCTTGAAGACCTGTATTTCTTCGCAAAAGAGGTGCTTGGCTACACCCAATTGACCGAATTGCATCTGTCGTGGTTTGATATTTTGCTCCGCGAGCAGTACGTTCTGCTGCTGGCTCCGGTCGGCCATCTTAAAACCAGTTCCTGCACCATAGCCTACCCATTGTTCCGGCTGACAGAGAACCACAACCTGCGGATTCTACTGGTCAACGAAGTATTGGACAACGCCAAAGGCTTCCTGCGTGAGATTAAAGGGCACCTGACCCAAAGCGCGCGATTCCGCGAGCAATACGGCCACTGGGACCTGACAGCCGATACATGGACCGAGGAACGCATCCAGATCCCGCGCACTGAAATACGCAAAGAGCCGTCCATAGCGGTGGCCTCGGTGTTAGGAACTGTTGTCAGCCAGCATCCAGACCTGGTTATTGTGGATGATCCTTGCAGCAACAGAAACACACAAACGCCGAACCAGCGGCAGAAAGTAATTACCTGGTTCCAGAAGGACCTGTTACCCCGGCTGGATGACGGCGGCCAGATAATCGTGGTCATGACCCGCTGGCATACTGACGACATCGCCGGATTCCTGAAATCCGAGCCCGGATTCGCCAACTGGAAGATTATAGATCTGGCGGCGGAATGGCTGGACGAGTCCGGCAAACAGCACATTCTGCTCCCTGAGAAATTCAGCAATAAAAAACTCGCCCAACTTAAAGCACAACTGGGCACGAGCTCCTACAATTGCCTGTATCTCAATGATCCATCCGGCCAGGAGGGCTCTGACTTTAAGGCGGCGTGGCTTGATTCCGGCAGGTATGACCGCGTGCCGGAGGGAATTCCGGTGTTCGTAGGCATCGACCTGGCTATCTCCAGGCGGGAGGGCAGTTCACGATTTGCTTATTGCGTCATCGGCAAGGACAAAGCCGGGAATGTATACGTCATTGACGCCTACCGTGACAGGATTCCGTTTAATGAGCAACTCAAAGCGGCTAAACGGGTATTTCACCAGCACCACCCATGTCTGATGGCGGTTGAATCCAATGGCTATCAGGCGGCCTTTGCCGAGTCGCTGCGTACGGACGAAGAGACCAAGCATATGCCGCTTAAGACTATAAACGCGTCCGATGATAAGCATGCCAGGTTACGCGGCTTAACCCCGCTTTTTGAGAACGGCGCTATACGCCTGCCAAAACCGAACGGCATGGCCTGGCTAACGCAACTTGAAGAAGAACTGCTCCACTTCCCCCACGGCTCTGAGGATATGCTGGACGCGTTATGGCTGGCCATTCAGGCACTTGAGACGCAGCGCGTAGTGCCGCGAATATATTATGTGGGGGATTCCAGGCGGCATGATGAATACATCTAAACTGAACGGCACTGCCGAAATTTTATCCGTAACTCCCATCGCCAACACAACGGGGCGGGATTTTGTTGCGGCGCATCATTACGCCGTCATCTGCCCGCCCATAACGAAGATAACATATGGCCTGTTCAAAGGCGAGAAACTGGTTGGCGTTGCGCTATGGGGCTTCGGCACGCGGCCGATGCATACCATCCGCAGGCTATTCCCGTCGCTTGGCGTGAACAATTACCTGGAGCTGAACAGGTTCTGTGTGCTGGACGAAATGCCCCGCAATACCGAGAGCATGTTTTTGAAGCATTGCTGCCGGCGGATAAAGCAGGACTTCCCCGGTGTCCACGTATTATTCAGTTGGGCCGACGGACTCCGGGGCAAGCCCGGTTACGTTTACCAGTCGGCGAACTGGCTTTACGGCGGATTTATCAAGAGCCAGTTCTACTGCACAGCGGATGGAGAGGTTGTCCATCCCAGGCTTTTGATAACCCGCTACGGGACCAGAGCCAACGGGTTCACCCGCAGCATCGGGCTGACCAAAATATCGGGCTTTCAGTTCAGATACTGCAAATTCATGTGCTCGCACAAACTTATGAAGGCGCTGCTCAAGGAATCGCCATTCAACTGGCGCAGCAGTTATCCAAAGAAGTGCGACCTAAAGTGGTGGATAGATGCGGAGGAGGGCTCAAGAGAGAGCTTTGAGTGTCCCACACTCAAGGGGTCGGGGCGGTTCCGGCACTCCGCTTTAATTTCCAAAGGGGACAGCTTATGGGCATAAGGGAAAGACTTGTGAAGGCTTTGTTCGGCGGCGTGATACGCGCCGAGGTTGAAAAATCGTCAAAGCAGATAATTTCTTATGTGACCGGCTTGCCGTCGTCGACCGAGGGCATCCTGCCGGATATAGACTTCGAAATTTTCAACATGATGTATGAGCAAACCTCCTGGGTCCGCGCTGTGGTCGGCGTCATCTGCAAGGCGGTCACCGCCCGGGGGTATTCGCTGTCGCCGGCAAAGGCCAATGCCGACTCCAATAACGCCGAACTTCTGCAGGAGTTCTTCGCCAACTGCAATCCCAACGACACCCTCCTGGAAATACTGGACGATATCGCCCGTGACGTGTATGTGTTCGGCAACGCGTTTCTTGAGGTGGTCTACGGTGCGGACGGCAAGCCCAGAGAGTTATGGAATCTTGACGCGACCACTATGCGGGTTATAGCGGATGAACACGGCACCATTACTGGTTATATCCAAGTCCCCAGGAGCCAGCCGGGAAAGGTCGAATTTACACCCAGGGAAGTTATTCACTTCAAACTGGGAACCAAGGGGGCTACCCTCTACGGCCTTTCCCCGCTGGCTTCATTGATCCTGCCGGTGACGGTTGATAAATACGCGCAGATATACAATCGGGCGTTCTTCCTGAACGGCGCGAAAATCCGGGGCGCGTTCATAATGAAGGATGCTACTCCGGAGCAGGTGGAACGTAATCGCGAATATATGGAAGCCCGAGTAAAGAATCCGGATATGGCGCATTCGGATTTGGTGATGGAGGGCGACATCGAGTTCAAGCAGATAAGCACGACACAGAAGGACATGGAGTTTCTGGAACTCCGTGAGTTCACCAGAAACGAGATACTGGCGGTCTACGGTGTGCCGCCGAGCAAGGTATCCATCATCGAGACCGGCAACATCGGTGCTGGCAGCGGTGACCAACAGACAGCCACGTTTTATGATGAAACTATTTCACCCTTCCAGATGCGGCTGGCTGAGAAGCTGACAAAGCATGTCATCCGGCAGGGATTCGGCATCAACGACTGGTCGTTCCAGTTCAATAAGCGTGCCATAGACGAGAAAGACCAGGCCGAGATTTTCAATATCTACCTGCAAAACAGTGTGTTCAGCCCGGATGAAGTGCGCCGGATAGTAGCGCCCAGGATGCCGGAGATGCAGAAATCGCTGAATCCCCGTGAGACCATAGCCAACGCCACGCGGGCCATCGTATCGCTTGAGAACAAGTTTGTTGAGGCTGTAAGGGCAATGTTCCGCAAGATCGGCGACGCGGTCAAAGCAAAACTGCCGGGCATCAAGCGCGAAGGTGATTTAGAGATACTGCTCCAGCTGGTTGATAAGGACGGCATCGCCAGAACCATAGAGAGGTTCTCTTTGGAGGCCGCGCGAAAGGGGCTTGCCTTAGCGGCACAGAGAGACGGGCTTGAAAGCGTAGATGACCTAAGCCCCGGTATACAGGAGAAAATCAAAAGCGAGGCAGCCGCGTTGGCAGGTGATTTAGCGGGTGGGATGGCCGCCCGCCTCCGTGAAGAACTATCGGCAGGAATTACGGCCAATGAAACCATCCCACAGCTTATGCGGCGCATTGAGAACTGGGTCGGCAGCCAGTCCATTACAGTCAAGCCGGTCACAGATGCCGAAGGGAATATCATACGGGGGACGAGCACCCGTGTAATCGGCAAGGACGTTCTGGCTGAGGTAATAGCCCGCACAGAGGCAAACCGCGCATATAATGCAGGCAATCTGGACGCGCTTAAGCAGGCCGGAGTTGAAAAAGTCCAATGGCTGCTCGCGGGCGACGCGTGTCTTGAGTGCGCAGATGCGGCCGAGACGGCGCCCGGTGAGAAGCTTGGCAAGATCATGGCATTGGACGAGGCAGCCGACGTATTGCCTGCGCATCCAAATTGCAGATGCACCTTTGTTTCGGTGCTCGAGGAGAAATAATTATGGAAATAGTAAAAATTGACTTTGCGGATTACGGCGAGTTGTTCCGCTCGGACCCGGCCAAGCTGCCGGACCAAGAACTTTTATCTATGGACTTCATCCTGCACAGGGCGTGGGCCATGCTGCTGGGCGGGCACAAGATATTTGACTCGACTACAAACTGGGACGCGCAGGATATCCTGGCATTGCATATCGTAGTCCAGCTGGAGATGACCCGCCGTGGCTTCCAGCATACCATTCAAGACGCGTTGCAGGAGCAGACCCTAGCTATGATTGCGGAGGATGCCGCAGAGGCGGACTATGCTAACGACGCAGAGAAGGGCGTACGCCAGGCATTCGGCTCTTACGGCGGCAAGCGCTATCTGGCGCACCGGATAGCTTCATATATCCCGCACCACCGCACCTATGTCGAGCCATTCGCAGGCGGGGCGGCGGTGCTCTACGCCAAGGACCCATCACCACAGGAAGCATTAAACGACCGCGACGCGGAGATTGCATTCATGCACAAATTTATCCGGGACCACAGCCCGGAGGATAGTAACACGCTGGCAAAACGCGAATGGAAAATCCTCAGGGAGACCCACGAACGTCTTAAAGCTATGAAGCCGGAAACCGACCGCGACCGCTTCTATAAATCATTCTATCTGACCCGGTCATCCTATGGCAAAATGCGAGGCGGCTCATTTAACCCCGCCAACGAAGGCGTAAAAATAGACTTCCCGAATACCGTGGATCGCGCACAAGAGCGGCTGCGCAACGTGGCGGTCACCAATAAAGACTATTTGCAGGTGCTTAAGGACTATGACAGCCCGGAGACGTTTTTCTACATGGACCCGCCATATCCCGGCAAATTCAACCTCTTTGACTTTGGCTTCAAGGAAGAGGATTTTCTGAAAGCCGTTAAGGGCCTTAAGGCGAAGTGGATAATCTCCTATCCATCCGAACGAGCCAAAGTGTTCAAGGGCTACAACGTTTACATAGTTAAACGCAGGAACCAGATGCGGGGCCCGGGCGGCAACCAGGAGTGGGTCACGGAGATGATGGCTTCCAATTTCCCGTTGAAGCCGCTTAACCTCTACATCGAGAAGGACCTAACACCCGAGCCGGAAGGCATGGAGGACAAGGCACCGTCATTTCTACCGCAGCTTGAGGACGCGCCTGATGTAGAGAAAGTGCATGGCGCTTTCAAAAGCCCAGGCGGCAAATACCGGCTTTACAAGAAAATCCTGGCGCTTATCCCGGAACACAAAACATTTGTTGAGGCATTCTGCGGCGGCGCGCAGGTGTTCTTCCATAAGAAGCGGTCTGACGCTGAAATAATCAACGACGTTAATTCCGACCTTATATTCTCATATCGGTTCATCAAGAGCATGACGCCGGAAGATTTAGACTGGTTAAAAAAGCAGGACTGGGTCATACACAGAACCTGGGCCCGGAAGCTGTTTGAGAGCCAGCCCAAAACGCCGAGGGAACGGTTTTACCGTTTCGCCTATCTGAACAAGGCGACCTACTGGGGCAGGTCTGACACATGGGAAGGCGTTAGAACGGGCAGAAACGGAGAGGGCTATCACATCAAACTGCCGCTTAAGTTGCCCGACATACAGGAGAGGCTTAAGAACGTAACACTGCGGTCCTGGGATTGGCAGGATATTCTCAAAGAGTACGATGGCGACAATACGTTTTTCTACCTTGACCCGCCCTATCCCATTCATTGGCCCAAGGAGGGGGGAGACCACGGCGGTAAATTCTTCAAAGAGGAAGATTTAATCCCGGCGCTCAAAAGCATTAAAGGGAAATTCATCCTGAGTTACGAACTGGAAAAACTGGGGCTATTCAAAGGCTTCAAAACTTATCGCGTAAAAACCTTGTGGACCGGCATGCACCAATTGGGAGTGCGTCATAAATACGAACTCCTTGTTTCAAACTTCCCGCTCAAGCCGCTGAATCTCTACTTGGAGAAATCACATGAGGCCGATATAGAGCAGGCCGATGTCAGCAATAAGACGGCATAAACTGGTTAAACAGTTTATGGACAAACCGCAGCCGATGCATTAGAATTTAGACATGGCAGAAACGCGAGCGCCGGAAACACTGGAATCAAAATTCGAGGAGCTTACAGCGAAGCTCCGACGGGAACGTTTCTACGGCACACTGGAAGTGCATTATCAGGACGGACGGCTTGTGCGGGTTAAGAAGCATGAGACTGTGCTCGTAAAGGACATGCAGAGTTTGAAGGAACAATAATCTTTTA
The sequence above is a segment of the Elusimicrobiota bacterium genome. Coding sequences within it:
- a CDS encoding phage portal protein, with the translated sequence MGIRERLVKALFGGVIRAEVEKSSKQIISYVTGLPSSTEGILPDIDFEIFNMMYEQTSWVRAVVGVICKAVTARGYSLSPAKANADSNNAELLQEFFANCNPNDTLLEILDDIARDVYVFGNAFLEVVYGADGKPRELWNLDATTMRVIADEHGTITGYIQVPRSQPGKVEFTPREVIHFKLGTKGATLYGLSPLASLILPVTVDKYAQIYNRAFFLNGAKIRGAFIMKDATPEQVERNREYMEARVKNPDMAHSDLVMEGDIEFKQISTTQKDMEFLELREFTRNEILAVYGVPPSKVSIIETGNIGAGSGDQQTATFYDETISPFQMRLAEKLTKHVIRQGFGINDWSFQFNKRAIDEKDQAEIFNIYLQNSVFSPDEVRRIVAPRMPEMQKSLNPRETIANATRAIVSLENKFVEAVRAMFRKIGDAVKAKLPGIKREGDLEILLQLVDKDGIARTIERFSLEAARKGLALAAQRDGLESVDDLSPGIQEKIKSEAAALAGDLAGGMAARLREELSAGITANETIPQLMRRIENWVGSQSITVKPVTDAEGNIIRGTSTRVIGKDVLAEVIARTEANRAYNAGNLDALKQAGVEKVQWLLAGDACLECADAAETAPGEKLGKIMALDEAADVLPAHPNCRCTFVSVLEEK
- a CDS encoding DNA adenine methylase yields the protein MEIVKIDFADYGELFRSDPAKLPDQELLSMDFILHRAWAMLLGGHKIFDSTTNWDAQDILALHIVVQLEMTRRGFQHTIQDALQEQTLAMIAEDAAEADYANDAEKGVRQAFGSYGGKRYLAHRIASYIPHHRTYVEPFAGGAAVLYAKDPSPQEALNDRDAEIAFMHKFIRDHSPEDSNTLAKREWKILRETHERLKAMKPETDRDRFYKSFYLTRSSYGKMRGGSFNPANEGVKIDFPNTVDRAQERLRNVAVTNKDYLQVLKDYDSPETFFYMDPPYPGKFNLFDFGFKEEDFLKAVKGLKAKWIISYPSERAKVFKGYNVYIVKRRNQMRGPGGNQEWVTEMMASNFPLKPLNLYIEKDLTPEPEGMEDKAPSFLPQLEDAPDVEKVHGAFKSPGGKYRLYKKILALIPEHKTFVEAFCGGAQVFFHKKRSDAEIINDVNSDLIFSYRFIKSMTPEDLDWLKKQDWVIHRTWARKLFESQPKTPRERFYRFAYLNKATYWGRSDTWEGVRTGRNGEGYHIKLPLKLPDIQERLKNVTLRSWDWQDILKEYDGDNTFFYLDPPYPIHWPKEGGDHGGKFFKEEDLIPALKSIKGKFILSYELEKLGLFKGFKTYRVKTLWTGMHQLGVRHKYELLVSNFPLKPLNLYLEKSHEADIEQADVSNKTA
- the terL gene encoding phage terminase large subunit — its product is MKDHEQRLEDLYFFAKEVLGYTQLTELHLSWFDILLREQYVLLLAPVGHLKTSSCTIAYPLFRLTENHNLRILLVNEVLDNAKGFLREIKGHLTQSARFREQYGHWDLTADTWTEERIQIPRTEIRKEPSIAVASVLGTVVSQHPDLVIVDDPCSNRNTQTPNQRQKVITWFQKDLLPRLDDGGQIIVVMTRWHTDDIAGFLKSEPGFANWKIIDLAAEWLDESGKQHILLPEKFSNKKLAQLKAQLGTSSYNCLYLNDPSGQEGSDFKAAWLDSGRYDRVPEGIPVFVGIDLAISRREGSSRFAYCVIGKDKAGNVYVIDAYRDRIPFNEQLKAAKRVFHQHHPCLMAVESNGYQAAFAESLRTDEETKHMPLKTINASDDKHARLRGLTPLFENGAIRLPKPNGMAWLTQLEEELLHFPHGSEDMLDALWLAIQALETQRVVPRIYYVGDSRRHDEYI